The sequence AATTGTAAATATTCATGCAATCTTCAGATAATTTTAGTGTTAAAAGGTGGctttttttgatcatttttatttattttttgggcgTCAGTATTACTAAGAAGTGTGAATCCCTGTTTGCTTCAGGGCAAGATGTGTGACAGAGGTGGCATCGAGCTCTTACAGTCCAAGAACGAAAATGGGTGAAGATCACTGGACTGACACCAACCACACAGGATCTCTTTTAGTGGCCATGGGCCATGCGTGGTCACGTGTTTAGGCACAAATAGTGGCATTGGTACGACCTGCTAGGGGAGGGGGGGATGGTGGAGAGGACCTGACAGTTATCAAAGCTTCCTGAACTCTGCTAATATGTTGGACAtccctttaactttttcattgtAGCATTAAGTACTGACCAGCCTTATAATGAGTGGGGGAAAGGGAGGTATTGGGGTGGTGGAAGAACTGTCCAGATTTGTTAGAAAGaatgaattattattaattgaatatatttttgcattttctcttcTCACCCCCAACCCCCTTTACCTTGACGACTTGAAATGTTTCATCTACGTCCTCATGATGTTCTTCTATAAACCTTGCTTAGGATGAGAACAAGTCCTATCATGCAAATGGACACGATGAACACGGCAAGAAGTAAGTGTTGGTCATTTCTCGTTCACAgaatttcaaaaagcaaaaaaagtgttGTAATTCACATCATATTAATATATTGAAATTATCTTGATCTAAATCTTTGCAGATTTAGAACAAGTAAAGTTTCACACttgacaaaaatgttgcttGCGGTAATCTTTCTTCCTGGTTGTGATGTGCCTCAGGAAGAGAAGGAGTCGGAGTAGGAGCCGTAGTCCAGgctcaaagaagaagaaaagccgTAGCAGGAGCAAAGACAGGAAGAAGAGCAAGAAAAGAAGCAGGAGCAGAGATAAAAAACGCAGCCGCAGCAAGGAGCGTCATCGCAGCGGCTCCAGAAGCAGGGATCGGGCTGGGCGCTACAAAGCACGCAAGAGCCCCACCATGTATGTAGCTCCTCAACTCTTAGTGGCACATTCACTCAGCCAGAACATACATGTCCTTTGAACTCTTTGTTGTTTGATAAGGATGGTTAGAGACAGCATTTAAAGTgtaacattcaaaacaaaaactgacccttttttttttctttttctgttcattatttTAGTCGAAAACGTTCCAGAAGTCGAAGTcccttcaaaaaagaaaagagtccTGTTAGGTAAGTTCAGCAAACAGTTCAGCTTGTTTTCATGCTTGGGTATGAAAGTCGAAAGCTTTTCCTGTTCTCATGTTTGACATCAGAGACATTGTTTTAAGCAGATATTTTATGAGCATGTTGTTGGACTGTCAGCAAAATTGtatttgaccatttttcttcctgtcaaGGCAACCGATCGACAATCTGACACCAGAGGAAAGAGATGCCCGCACAGTTTTCTGCATGCAGCTTGCTGCTAGAATCAGAGCTCGTGACCTGGAGGATTTCTTCTCTGCTGTTGGAAAGGTCAGCTCCGTTATACATTTTCATATTGATCAGCTTTAATTTGGAAATTATCttatgtcttttctttttttcttctcactttaaCTGCAGGTCAGAGATGTAAGAATCATCTCTGATAGAAACTCTCGGAGGTCAAAGGGTATTGCATACATAGAATTTGTGGAGTCGTCTTCTGTACCTCTGGCAATTGGACTAACTGGTCAGAGGCTTTTAGGTGTGCCCATCATTGTTCAGGCATCTCAGGTCAGTTCAGCTCAAACCACCAAACGTAGATGTTTTAGAGACATTAGTCTGATATCAAATGTTGGTAAAAGCTTTGCTAGAAGTTGAACAAATTAACTTTATGTGATTTAACATTAAGGAAACGGTATTTATTGTatcatttctttttagtttatatcttgttcatttatttccagGCAGAGAAaaatagagctgctgctgcagccaatAACCTACAGAAGGGCAGTGCAGGTCCAATGAGACTTTATGTGGGTTCACTGCATTTTAACATCACTGAAGAAATGCTGCGAGGGATTTTTGAACCTTTTGGAAAGGTTAGAAAGACGATTTGTGTTTCACGGTGCATGTTAATTTCATGTGCTTTGATATTCATCTTTTCCTGTTGGTTTTTTGTAGATTGAAGGAATCCAACTCATGATGGACAGTGAGACTGGGAGATCCAAAGGATATGGTTTCATATCGGTAACTGAAGTTTTGCTTTTAGAACCAATGTTCTCTGACAGCTGCAGTCTTTAGACTCTTTATTCTCTGAAGTTTGCAGATGCAGAGTGCGCAAAGAAGGCGTTGGAGCAGTTGAACGGGTTTGAGCTGGCAGGACGTCCCATGAAGGTGGGACATGTCACAGAACGTTCAGATTCTTCCACGGCTAGCTCTTTCCTGGACAACGATGAGCTGGAGAGGACCGGCATTGACCTTGGCACAACAGGCCGTCTGCAACTCATGGCTCGGCTGGCAGAAGGTTTGTTACAAatgcagatgtttgttttcagtcctggttatgaattaattttcatactaaagttaaaaaaatgttcctcttcctccacagGAACTGGCTTGAAAATCCCCCCTGCTGCTCAGCAGGCTCTGCAGATGACTGGATCCATACCTTTTGGGGGCATACCTCCTCCAGCAGGTGAATAGCAAAAAAGTAACTCCACCCTTCCCTCAGCCTACCTAACCATGCAAATTTCAACAACAGATCTGTATTCTTCTCATAGTTCCTACTCCTGCGCCAAACCAAGCCTTGAACCTCCCAT is a genomic window of Poecilia reticulata strain Guanapo unplaced genomic scaffold, Guppy_female_1.0+MT scaffold_657, whole genome shotgun sequence containing:
- the LOC103461139 gene encoding RNA-binding protein 39-like, producing the protein MADDFDVEAMLEAPYRKDENKSYHANGHDEHGKKKRRSRSRSRSPGSKKKKSRSRSKDRKKSKKRSRSRDKKRSRSKERHRSGSRSRDRAGRYKARKSPTIRKRSRSRSPFKKEKSPVRQPIDNLTPEERDARTVFCMQLAARIRARDLEDFFSAVGKVRDVRIISDRNSRRSKGIAYIEFVESSSVPLAIGLTGQRLLGVPIIVQASQAEKNRAAAAANNLQKGSAGPMRLYVGSLHFNITEEMLRGIFEPFGKIEGIQLMMDSETGRSKGYGFISFADAECAKKALEQLNGFELAGRPMKVGHVTERSDSSTASSFLDNDELERTGIDLGTTGRLQLMARLAEGTGLKIPPAAQQALQMTGSIPFGGIPPPAVPTPAPNQALNLPSQPLATHCLQLSNLFNPQAENDPNWASEIQDDVIDECNKHGGVVHIYVDRNSPQGNVYVKCPSIPAAMATVNALHGRWFAGKMITAAYVPLPTYHNLFPDSVTAKQLLMPSRR